The Polyangium spumosum region GCCCGGCTCGAGGGCCGGAGTCGCCGCGGCGTGATCGCGCAGGGGAATGCCTCCTGGCGGGGCGAGCGGGCGTGGGCCACGCTCGACGGCAATTTCTTCCGCACGGACGGCGTCTCGCTGCTCGAAGATTCGGTCGACCTCGCGATGCCCTCCCGATTGCAGGGAATGCTGGGGCTCCGGGTCGGCGGTAAGCTCGGGCGCCGCATGCGCCTCCAGGGCCGCATGCGCTGGATCCACGACGCCTCCGAGGGCCGGCAGAGCCAGGTCGTCCCGGGCCTCGGGACCTACCGGATCGACCTGCCGCAACGCACGGATCGATTCACGCTCCACCTCGTCGAGCTCGTCGAGCTCGGGCGTGGATCGAGCCTGCGCCTCGCGCTCGGGCAACAATGGGCGTTCGACACGACCCGGAAAGACCGATTCGAGTCCCCGCTCGACGAGTCCCGCGACCGGAGGGCCTCGCTCTCCAGCCTGGAGGCGACGGGCACGTTCGCCGACGGCCGGAGGACGTGGGTCGTGGGCATGCGGGCCGAGGTGGAGAAGCTCTCGCAATCGCTGACGAAGGTGGAGCTCGTCGGCGGCGACGTGCAATCACGCACCGCCGACGAGCTCGTCCCCGTCACGCTCGGCAGCGTCGCCGGTTATGCCCAGCTCGGCTGGAGGCTCCTCGATTCGCTCACGCTGCTCGCGGGCGGCCGCGCCGAGATGCACCTGCGTTATGGCGGGGTCGCCGTCCCGCGGCTCGCGCTCGCGTACCAGCCGACGGAGAACGTGACCGTCCGGGCCTCGGTCGGGCGCGGGTTTCGCGCGCCCGCGGCGAAGGAGATCGGGTTCGCCTTCGATCACGGCGCGCTCGGGTATCGTGTGCTCGGCAATCCGGATCTCGGCCCGGAGACGTCGTGGGGCACGAGCGGGGACGTGAGCTTCAAATCCAGGGCGGGCCTGCTCTTGCGCGGCAGCGTCTTCGCGAACTGGATCGACGGCCTCATCGACATCGACATCCGGCCCGCCGCGAGCCAGGGCGGCGTCGACGATTACACCTACCGCAACATCGGCCGCGCGCGCACGTTCGGCGCGCAGATCGACGGCGCCGTCACGCTCTCCCGCGTCCTTCGCGCCGAGGCGGGGTATTCGTATCTATGGACGCGGGACGACGAGAACCTGCGCCCGCTCGAAGGGCGCCCGCCGCACACCGTGGTGACGGCGCTCCGGGCCGAGCTCCCGCTCCGGATCGAGCTCGTGCTCCGGTATCGAATGGTCACCGACGCCTTCCTCGACGAGGGCCTGCGTACGCCTGGTTTCCAGACGATCGACGCGCGGATCGCCCGCCCCGTCGTCGGCGGCTTCCGCGCTTATGCCGGCGTGCTCAATGCGCTCGGCGTGCAAAAAGATCCCGGCCGGCTGGGCGACCAGCGGCCCGTGCAGGGGCGAACCCTTTATCTAGGCCTCACGGCCGACCTTCCCGCGGAGGAACCATGAATCGATCCCTTTTTGCCGCGTCTCTTCTCTTCGTCCTTTGCGCCTGCAGCGAGGAGGTGGGCAAACCCCCGACCACCGTCGATCCACGAGATGGCGACCCCGGCGCGACGCTCGAGGTCCCCGTGCCCGCCGAAGGGCGCGTGTTCGTGTCGCTCGAAAACCCCGAAATCGTCACGCCCGCAGACGACGGCTCGTCCTCGTCAGACTGGGACCTCGCGTTCGAGAAATACGACGTCTTCACGAACAGCGGCGCGTCCGGGCCCGGGGAGGGCGGGGCGTTCGGGCCGCTCGACGCTTCGACCTACGACGAGGGGATCGCGCCGGCGATCCCCTTCCTGACGAAGGACGAATCGGGCGGCGCGTTCCGCGATTTCTGGGCGTACGACCCGACCGCCCACGTGCTCTGGGTGCGTTATCACGTCTTCGGCGTGCGCGACGGTGACAAGCAGTGGAAGGTGCAGATCCTCGGGTATTACGCCGAGCAACAAGGCGCGCCCGTGGCTGCGATCTACCGGCTGCGCTGGGCCGAGGTGACGTCCGCCGGCGTGGGCGCCACGCAATCGCTCGCAGACCTCGACGGGACCGCGGGAGGCTCGCAGGCGCCCGAGGACGTGGCCAGCGAATGCATCGATCTCGGCACGGGCGCGCGCACGAAACATACACCTGCCGAGGCGCTCGCGGCGAACGACTGGCATCTCTGCTTCCGCCGCGCCTCGATCCGCGTCAATGGCGAGCTCGGCGGCCCGCGCGGGGTGACCGCGGTCGATCTGCACGCGAGCGAGACAAAAGGCGAGACGCTCGACGTCGTGAAGACGCGCACGGACGAGACGGAGCTCGCGCGGTTCGACGCGATCGGATATGCCGAGATGTCCGATCCCAAGCTCGTATGGCGCGGCGATCGGGTCTTCAGCGCCTTCACGGAGTACTGGCTCGATCGGGAGGCGAGCGCGCCCGCGCCGGCGAATTTCTCGTGGCTCGTGCAGTCGGCCGCGGACGGCGCTTCGCGATATCTCCTGGTGTTCGACCGATTCGACGGCGCGACCGCGGACGGGCCCGGCAAGATCGTCCTGCGCGTCAAGCCCGAGGGGCTCCCGCAAGAGTAGCTTCGGGCCGCGGGCCTACTGCGCGCACCTTCCGGCCTCGCCGGGCACGGCGAAGAATCGCGCGGCGTCGAGCTTCTCCGCGCCTGCTCTCCGCGTGATCTCCACGGCCACCGGGTATCTCTCGCACGAGAGGCGGAAGCTCGCCCGCGTCGCGCCGTCGCCCGCGATCGGCTCACCGATCTGGCAGGCCCCGCGGACCTCCTTCAATCGGGTGAGCGACGCCTTCATCTGCCCGAGGTCCACCCCCTCGTCGAAGAGCTCGGCCGCCGCCGCGTCGTCCCATCGATGCAGGAGCCGGACGAGTTTGTCGCCGCCGGAGGCGAGCGCGCTCGGCGGCGGCAGGACGCCGTGAAACTCGAGGTGCTGGATTCGCGGCGGCCTGGTCGGCGCCAGCGTGAGCGACACGCCGATGAACCCGCGCTCGCAGCCGAGACGGAGCGCGCCTCGGAGCGCGTTCTCCGCCACGATCGTCCCCTCCTCCCGGCAAGCGCCGTGCGCCGCGCGGAGCGCGTCGAGCTCGGCCTTCCACGACTCGCGTGGTTTGTCGAGCCAGAGCGAATCCGCGAATACGCGGTCCGCCTCCGCGTCGCTCCATCTCGCGACGAGCCCGACCGCCGCCTCCTTCGCGGCCACGAGCGCCGCCGAGGGAACGAAGGCGCGCGGCACGAGCGCGCCCGTCGCGTGCAGGCGCCGGAGCACCTCCCGCGCGACCCGCCACATGGGCGCGTACGTGAGATTGGACAGGGCGATCACGCCGACGCCGTGGTCCGGGAGCCATTGCATGACCGAACCATACCCGGGCAAACCCCCCGTGTGCCCGACCCCTCGCGCGAGATCGCACGTCTCGAAGGTCCCGAGCCCGAAGGTGTATCCCGCGGCGCGCACGGACGGCGGCTCGTCCCCGAGCCCCGGCGAGGCCCAGAGCCCCGTCGCGCGGCCGATCGAGTGCATCTCGCGCAGCGTGCTCCTCCGGACCGGCCCTGCCTCCCGCTCGTCGCGCGGAGGCCACGCCGAGAGGTGAAATGCCACGTACCGCGCCATGTCGGCGAGCGACGCATGCAGCCCGCCCATGGCCCCGAACGCCCCGTGCGGCAGGCTCGGCTCCGGCGCCAGCTTTTCGCCCTCCCTCCGATACCCCCGCGCGACGCGGCCTTTCTCGACCATCCGCTCGTCGAGCGCCGTGTGGTTCATCCCGAGCGGCGCGAGGATCCGCGTCCGCAGGTAATCCGCATACTCCATCCCCGAGGCGTTCGTGACGATACGCCCGAGGATCGCGAAGCCGAGGTTCGAATACTCGAACGTCGAGCCGGGGGACGTCGAGAAGGGCAAACCTTCACGCAGCAATCGGGAAAACTCGGCCTCGGGCATGCCGAGCTGCCGGTCGCCCCAGGGGTTGTCCTCGGGGAACCCGGCGCCGTGGCCGAGGAGGTTCCTTATCGTGATCGGCGCCGCGTCGCGCGTGGGATATGCGAGGTTCGCGAGCTCGGGGACGTATTTCGCGGCCGGATCGTCGAGCGAGAGCTTGCCCTCGTCCCGGAGCCGCAAGATGGCGAGCGCCGTGAAGCTCTTCGTCATCGACGCGATACGGAACACCGAGTCCCGATCGACGGGCGTCTTCGCCTCGACGTCGGCCAGGCCGAACCCCTTGGCAAACACGAGCTCGCCGTCGATCACGATCCCCACGGCCACGCCGGGCAAACCCCGAAGGGTCATCTCGTCCGCGACGTACTTCTCGATCCCGGGAAATGCCGCCGCGAGCTTCTCTTTGCGCTGCGGATCGACGAACACCGGCGGCTGCATCACCTGGCGCGCGAACAGCATGTCGGGGCCCTCGGCCTTCGCGACGTCGGGCGGCTTCGGGGATCCACACCCCGAAGCGAGGAGCAGAGCGAGGGGAACAATGCGGCGGACGAGCACCATGGCGGGCGCATCTTTGCCCAGCCCGCGCGGCCGTGACAACGAAAAAGCCGCTTTACGCCGGACGGCGCCCGACGTATCCACGCGTGTCGTGACCACCTTCGAGGGGCGGAAAGGGGCCTGGGAAGCGCTGCGGCGTCACGATCCCGCAAAGGCCCGCGACGCGACGCAGGCGCTCGACGCCGCGCGCCTCGCGTTTCGCCTCGGCGATCGGCGCCTCGTCGACGCGTGGATCGGTCGCGCCCTCGCGCTCGCGTCGGCCGAGGGCCCCGCGCACGCGGCGAAGGTGCACCTCGCCGCGGCGAGCCTCGATCAAAGGGCGGGGCGGTTCTCCGGCTGCCTCCGGCACCTCGAACGAGCCCTCGCGCTCGCGCCCGAGGACCCGGCGCTGCGCGAACGCGGGGCCGAGCTCCTGCGCGCGTTCGGCGCGCCCGCCGACAAACGTTTTTCATGCAATTACATTACATCGGAACCCGACGCGCGGGGCGCCGAAGCCGACGCCCTTCTGCGCCGCGCCCGGGAGAAGAGCGCGAGCGGCGATCCCCGCGGCGCGATCCGCGATCTGCTCGCGGCCAAGCACATCGCCGACGAGCCCCGGAGCTTCGTCATCGACCTCGAGCTCGTCGCGCTCGGGCGACGGCATTTCGGGTTCCTCGACGTCGAGGCGCTCACCACGCTCGGGCGTGGCCCAGACAAACCAAGCCCACGAGCGGCGATCGAGCGGGCGCTCCATCGTCGCTTCGTGGCCCCCGCCCTCGATCACGCCGCGCGAATCGCGAATCGCGCCTGGGACGGGCTCCCGGAGGCCGCGCTCGCGCCGCTCCGGCGCGGGCTCGGAGACACGTTTCGCGAGGAAGAGGGCGAGCTCCCCGCGCCGCGCGACGGCCGACTCCGCCTCCTCGCGCGCCTCTTCCCCGAGGCGATCCTCGCGCGGCTCGGCGAGGGCCGCCCGATTCCGATCCGCAGCTCGGCGCGGCACCGCGCCAAGGTCTTGCAATGGTCGATCCGCGGCAGGCCCGCCGCGGAGGTGCTCGGCGAATTCGACGCCATTCTGCGGGATCATCCGCGCTCGCACCACCCCCACGCTTACCGGGGCGAGCTCTTGCTCTGGCTCGGGCGCACGGACGAGGCCGAGGAGGATTTCCGCCGGGGCCTTTTGATCCAGCCGCGCGCCCGGTGGCTCCATATCGGCATGGGCGCCGTGCACGTCCTGCGAGGTGATCACGCCGCGGCGCTCGCGAGCCTGCAGCGCAGCGTCGATTGCGCCCCCGCGCTCGTCGGCCCCACGCTCTACGGGGTCCGCGGCGAGGCCCATCGATTGCGCGGCGATCTGCGCGCGGCCGCGGAGGACCTCGCGCGCACCTGCCGCGACACGCCCTCGCGCGTGAGCGCCTGGGTGAACCTCGCGCTCACCGAAGACGACCTCGGCCGCGCCGAGGCGCGCGACGCCGCCTTCCAGGAGCTCTCGCGCCGCGCGCCGTGGCTCGTCGCGGACGCCGCCGAGGAGGCGCTCGGCCTCGTTTTGCCGGCCCTCGACGACCACGACGCCCGCCGCGCCACGCTGGAGCACGCGCGGCGGATGCTCCGCGGCAATCGCTCCTCGTCCTGCGTCACCTATTTCACGCGAGAGGGCGAGCTCCGCACGGTGTTTGCCCTGGATGAGCCGGGACGAACGTACCCGCGGAGCGAGCTCGACGGCGTGGGGGACCGGGGCGTCCAGGGAAGTGGACAAACCCGCGGGCGGGATTAGAATCTCGACGATTCACCCGACGTCATGCCCTCGCCGAAAGGAACCACGCCCGACATCCTCGCCCCGGGGCTCGACGCCCTGTTCATCGGGATCAACCCGGGGCTGCTCTCGGCGCAGAAGGGGCACAACTTCGCCAACCCGGCGAACGCGTTCTGGAGGCTGCTGTACGAGAGCGGCCTCGTCCCTTCGCGCATCGTCCCCGAAGAGGAGCACCGCCTGCTCGACCACGGCCTCGGCCTGACGAACCTCTGCGCCCGCGCGACGCGTGGCGTGATGGACCTCGGGCGCGAGGACTACGAGGCGGGCCGGCGAATCCTCACCACGAAGATCCACCAAATACGCCCCCGCATGGTGGTCTTCGTGGGCATCACGGTTTGTCGGAGTTATTTCGCCAAGAAGGCCTCGGAGCCCATCCCCTGCGGCGAGCAGAAGGAGCAGCTCCTCGGCGCGCGGGTCTTCGTGGTGCCGAACCCGAGCGGGCGCAATGCGCATTTTTCGTACGCCGAGATGCTCGAGCACTACCGGGTCGTCGCTCGCGCGCTCGGCCGCGCTTGAGCTTTCTTCGCGGGCGCCTTCTTCGCGCCGGCCTTCTTCGTGGCTGCGCCCGCGCGTTTCGCCTGGTGCGCGACCATCTTCGTGATGTATTCGGCGGCGTCCGGGGTCTTGCAGTTCGTCTCGCCGTGATCGACCTCGACCTTGCCGATGGCGCGCGCGACCTCGAGCGCCTTTTCGCGAAGCGGCTCGATGTACCCGCCGATCGCGATGAGGGCGCCATTCATGCCATACCGCGTTCGATTCTGCGCGCCGTGGATCTTCTTCTGGATCCGATCGAGGAGGCGCGTGGCCACTTTCTCGGGCAGATCGCCCCGCGCGGCGACGCCGGAGAGGACGAACCACCCGGCCGTGCTCGCGAACTCGCCCGGAAGGTCGATCCAGCGCAGCCCGATCACGAGCGCGTCCTTGCGGCGCGCGGCGAGCGTGGCCACGGCGCCCTCGATCACGTAATCCAGGGCCACGGCGAGCCAGGCGTCGAGCTCATCGGTGCTGAACGCCTCCGGGTCGGCGATCTTCGTGGCGAGCACGCGCGCGTCGTGGTTCCCGGTCGCCCAGAGCCCACACGCGAGGACGTGGTCCGTTCGAATGGCCTTGACGAGCTTCTCGAGGTCTCCGTACGAGACGCCGAACGTCGGGTCCTTCACGCCGTGGCGGGCGTAGATCTTGGCCGTATTGGGCTTGCCCTTCTCGCGCAGGGTCGAAAGGACGGTGTCGAGATCCATGTCGGGCTGTCCTCCTCCGCGACGAGCGCGGCTCGGGGCGATTGTATGCCGGGACAGAATCGATCTCCACCTCCGAGGCCCTGGTCATTCGTGCTCCCGCTCGTCCAGAGTGCCAATGTTTTGGCGGGCTCGCCCCACATCGAGCTCCGTAGGTAAGCGACGGCACGACCACCACCACACAATCTTCTGCATCGGCGGGAGGCGCCCTGCTTGACGCCCACGTACGTCCATGGTGTTCTCTGGAGTATATAGAAAATGAGTACCATTATGGGCGGCTCGACCAGCGACGGTTCGACGTCTCTTGCGGAGCTCCGCCGCGCGCCGATGGCGGTGGGCGAGTTCCTGGAGCTCGCGGCGCAGATCACGGCTGCGGTGTCGGAGCACCACGACCGCGCGGGATATCACGGCGGGTTGTGCCCCGAAAACGTCGTTATCGATAGGGGCGGGGCGGCCGTGCGGCTCCTCGGCGAAGAGGGGGACACGCGCGGCGCGCTGGACGGCGGAGCGTCCGGCACGCTCACGAACGCGGCTCTTTTGCCTTATGTCGCGCCGGAGGCGACGGGGCGAATGAACCGGCAGATCGACGCGCGCTCGGACCTCTACGCGCTCGGCTGCATGTTTCACGAGATGCTCTCGGGCTCACCGCCCTTCACGGCAGACGACCTGCTCGGCTGGATCCACGCGCACGTGGCGCGCACGCCGCCGGCGCTCACGAGCGTCGCGCCGGGCGTGCCTCGGCTGCTCTCGGATATCGTGGCGAAGCTCTTGTCGAAGATGGCGGAGGACCGCTATCAGAGCGCCCGTGGCCTCCTCCACGACCTCTCCCGCTACCGCGCGGCGTGGGGCGAGCCCGAGGCCGCCGTCGATTTTCCGCTCGGCGAGCGCGACATCCCGGAGCGGTTCTGGATGCCCTCGACGCTTTATGGAAGAGATCAAGAGATCGAGGCGCTCCTCCACGCCTTCGACGACGTCGTGGCCAAAGAGCACCCCGCGCTCGTGCTCGTCGCGGGGCCGTCGGGGATCGGCAAATCGTCGCTGGTACGTGAGCTCGAGCGGCCCGTCGTGCGCGAGAGGGGAATCTTCGCGTCCGGGAAATTCGACCAGCAACGAGAGATCCCCTATGCGACGATCGCGCAAGCATTCGGGCAAATCTCGCGGCAGCTCCTCACCGAGAGCGAGGCGCGCCTGGTCTCCATCCGCGAGCGGCTCCTCGCGGCCGTGGCTCCGAACGGCAGGCTCCTCATCGACCTCGTGCGCGAGCTCGAGCTCATCCTCGGCGCGCAGCCGCCCGTGCCGCCCGCTGCCCCGCAGGAGGCGCAGAACCGCCTGAACAAGGTCTTCCTCGACCTGATCTCGGTGCTCGCATCCAAGGAGCACCCGCTGGTCCTCTTCCTGGATGACATGCAATGGGCCGATCCAGGCAGCCTCTCCTTGATCCAGAACGTACTCGCGAGTCCGGGCGAGCGCCATTTGCTCGTCGTGTGCGCTTACCGCGACGGCGAGG contains the following coding sequences:
- a CDS encoding TonB-dependent receptor plug domain-containing protein, which encodes MRLSTLRLLVLGASLLPAAAARAEAPAPGGDEKETEVVVTGTRTPEQSQRSTVRVDVVTREEAERRGATNVAEAIAGQPGVQINPAAYGDIGNPSAIQIQGLDRQRVLILEDGERVIGDVGGAIDLSRMPLSDVARVEVVAGPMSSLYGTSAIGGVVNVVTGQPLAPGFSGRARLEGRSRRGVIAQGNASWRGERAWATLDGNFFRTDGVSLLEDSVDLAMPSRLQGMLGLRVGGKLGRRMRLQGRMRWIHDASEGRQSQVVPGLGTYRIDLPQRTDRFTLHLVELVELGRGSSLRLALGQQWAFDTTRKDRFESPLDESRDRRASLSSLEATGTFADGRRTWVVGMRAEVEKLSQSLTKVELVGGDVQSRTADELVPVTLGSVAGYAQLGWRLLDSLTLLAGGRAEMHLRYGGVAVPRLALAYQPTENVTVRASVGRGFRAPAAKEIGFAFDHGALGYRVLGNPDLGPETSWGTSGDVSFKSRAGLLLRGSVFANWIDGLIDIDIRPAASQGGVDDYTYRNIGRARTFGAQIDGAVTLSRVLRAEAGYSYLWTRDDENLRPLEGRPPHTVVTALRAELPLRIELVLRYRMVTDAFLDEGLRTPGFQTIDARIARPVVGGFRAYAGVLNALGVQKDPGRLGDQRPVQGRTLYLGLTADLPAEEP
- a CDS encoding HmuY family protein — its product is MNRSLFAASLLFVLCACSEEVGKPPTTVDPRDGDPGATLEVPVPAEGRVFVSLENPEIVTPADDGSSSSDWDLAFEKYDVFTNSGASGPGEGGAFGPLDASTYDEGIAPAIPFLTKDESGGAFRDFWAYDPTAHVLWVRYHVFGVRDGDKQWKVQILGYYAEQQGAPVAAIYRLRWAEVTSAGVGATQSLADLDGTAGGSQAPEDVASECIDLGTGARTKHTPAEALAANDWHLCFRRASIRVNGELGGPRGVTAVDLHASETKGETLDVVKTRTDETELARFDAIGYAEMSDPKLVWRGDRVFSAFTEYWLDREASAPAPANFSWLVQSAADGASRYLLVFDRFDGATADGPGKIVLRVKPEGLPQE
- a CDS encoding serine hydrolase domain-containing protein, which produces MVLVRRIVPLALLLASGCGSPKPPDVAKAEGPDMLFARQVMQPPVFVDPQRKEKLAAAFPGIEKYVADEMTLRGLPGVAVGIVIDGELVFAKGFGLADVEAKTPVDRDSVFRIASMTKSFTALAILRLRDEGKLSLDDPAAKYVPELANLAYPTRDAAPITIRNLLGHGAGFPEDNPWGDRQLGMPEAEFSRLLREGLPFSTSPGSTFEYSNLGFAILGRIVTNASGMEYADYLRTRILAPLGMNHTALDERMVEKGRVARGYRREGEKLAPEPSLPHGAFGAMGGLHASLADMARYVAFHLSAWPPRDEREAGPVRRSTLREMHSIGRATGLWASPGLGDEPPSVRAAGYTFGLGTFETCDLARGVGHTGGLPGYGSVMQWLPDHGVGVIALSNLTYAPMWRVAREVLRRLHATGALVPRAFVPSAALVAAKEAAVGLVARWSDAEADRVFADSLWLDKPRESWKAELDALRAAHGACREEGTIVAENALRGALRLGCERGFIGVSLTLAPTRPPRIQHLEFHGVLPPPSALASGGDKLVRLLHRWDDAAAAELFDEGVDLGQMKASLTRLKEVRGACQIGEPIAGDGATRASFRLSCERYPVAVEITRRAGAEKLDAARFFAVPGEAGRCAQ
- a CDS encoding tetratricopeptide repeat protein yields the protein MTTFEGRKGAWEALRRHDPAKARDATQALDAARLAFRLGDRRLVDAWIGRALALASAEGPAHAAKVHLAAASLDQRAGRFSGCLRHLERALALAPEDPALRERGAELLRAFGAPADKRFSCNYITSEPDARGAEADALLRRAREKSASGDPRGAIRDLLAAKHIADEPRSFVIDLELVALGRRHFGFLDVEALTTLGRGPDKPSPRAAIERALHRRFVAPALDHAARIANRAWDGLPEAALAPLRRGLGDTFREEEGELPAPRDGRLRLLARLFPEAILARLGEGRPIPIRSSARHRAKVLQWSIRGRPAAEVLGEFDAILRDHPRSHHPHAYRGELLLWLGRTDEAEEDFRRGLLIQPRARWLHIGMGAVHVLRGDHAAALASLQRSVDCAPALVGPTLYGVRGEAHRLRGDLRAAAEDLARTCRDTPSRVSAWVNLALTEDDLGRAEARDAAFQELSRRAPWLVADAAEEALGLVLPALDDHDARRATLEHARRMLRGNRSSSCVTYFTREGELRTVFALDEPGRTYPRSELDGVGDRGVQGSGQTRGRD
- a CDS encoding mismatch-specific DNA-glycosylase, which gives rise to MPSPKGTTPDILAPGLDALFIGINPGLLSAQKGHNFANPANAFWRLLYESGLVPSRIVPEEEHRLLDHGLGLTNLCARATRGVMDLGREDYEAGRRILTTKIHQIRPRMVVFVGITVCRSYFAKKASEPIPCGEQKEQLLGARVFVVPNPSGRNAHFSYAEMLEHYRVVARALGRA
- a CDS encoding DNA alkylation repair protein codes for the protein MDLDTVLSTLREKGKPNTAKIYARHGVKDPTFGVSYGDLEKLVKAIRTDHVLACGLWATGNHDARVLATKIADPEAFSTDELDAWLAVALDYVIEGAVATLAARRKDALVIGLRWIDLPGEFASTAGWFVLSGVAARGDLPEKVATRLLDRIQKKIHGAQNRTRYGMNGALIAIGGYIEPLREKALEVARAIGKVEVDHGETNCKTPDAAEYITKMVAHQAKRAGAATKKAGAKKAPAKKAQARPSARATTR